A stretch of the Phyllopteryx taeniolatus isolate TA_2022b chromosome 5, UOR_Ptae_1.2, whole genome shotgun sequence genome encodes the following:
- the bicd1a gene encoding protein bicaudal D homolog 1 isoform X3, whose product MISGDWHSSLTAFGQAYSNQRKVAEDGESNEETLLQESASKEAYYMTRLLELQTELTVSRSVTSNTQSENERLNAVMLELRESNEMLELQKSRMREEIKEYKFRETRLLQDYTELEEENITLQTLVSTLKQSQVEYEGLKHEIKVLEEETVLLNSQLEDALRLKEISAGQLEEALDALKIEREQKNNLRKELAHHLSLSDSVYGAGAHIALTVTGVEGLKFPEEVNGSAGANGSNGSVIAAVNGNNDDGCRHNGHLHADAVLAQMNGDYRMGRKSEGLHPVPDLFSELNLSEMQKLKQQLIQEEREKAALLLNLQESQTQLQHTQGALSEQSERVHRLTAHINATKHLNGGHELDDPQESEKPADGLLSPQANGRRDVDIHGFEFLECKYKVAVTEVIDLKTELKALKEKYSQAAEAQTDGHSDDRVLALGQQVTHLESSLREGRERLASLEAELRATASTAAESQALLNTAQDELVTFSEELAQLYHHVCLCNNETPNRIMLDYYRQSRVTRSGSLKGSEDPRALLSPRLARRLAAVSALCSSEAQRSPMDSPSKESHDSDTTTNPVDSPAQHGSPNRNPISSPVISMSPCSSPVPSEAGGDLRKEPMNIYNLNAIIRDQIKHLQRAVDRSLQLSRQRAAARELAPMLDKDKELCMEEILKLKSLLSTKREQIATLRLVLKANKQTAEVALANLKSKYENEKTMVTETMMKLRNELKALKEDAATFSTLRAMFATRCDEYVTQLDEMQRQLAAAEDEKKTLNSLLRMAIQQKLALTQRLEDLEFDHEQIHRGRGAKVPKIKSNPPKFFVDCQQPAASVSSHATQLRRERLSFAYSAKFRADLQEHQAVLSSSRSLLYSPCDLRNCLPHRPQPPGT is encoded by the exons AGTAATGAGATGCTGGAGCTCCAGAAGAGTAGGATGAGGGAGGAGATCAAGGAGTATAAGTTCAGAGAAACCCGGCTGCTTCAGGATTACACCGAGCTCGAGGAGGAGAACATCACCTTGCAGACATTGGTCTCGACGCTCAAACAGAGCCAG GTGGAGTATGAGGGTCTCAAGCATGAGATTAAGGTGCTGGAGGAGGAGACGGTTCTGCTCAACAGCCAACTTGAAGACGCTTTGCGACTGAAAGAAATCTCTGCGGGACAGCTGGAGGAGGCCCTGGATGCCCTCAAGATTGAGCGGGAGCAGAAGAACAATCTGCGAAAAGAGTTGGCCCATCATCTAAGCCTGAGTGACAGCGTCTACGGGGCAGGTGCCCATATTGCCCTCACTGTCACCGGGGTCGAAGGCCTCAAGTTCCCAGAGGAGGTCAACGGAAGCGCCGGCGCTAACGGCAGCAACGGCAGCGTTATCGCCGCTGTCAACGGCAACAATGACGACGGTTGTCGACACAACGGACACCTTCACGCAGACGCCGTGTTGGCCCAAATGAATGGAGACTATCGTATGGGCAGAAAGAGCGAGGGTCTGCACCCGGTGCCGGACCTGTTTAGTGAGCTCAACCTCTCAGAGATGCAGAAGCTCAAACAGCAACTCATACAG GAAGAGCGTGAGAAAGCGGCACTGCTCTTGAACCTGCAGGAGTCGCAGACCCAGTTGCAACACACACAAGGCGCCCTAAGTGAGCAGAGTGAGCGCGTCCATCGCCTCACGGCGCACATCAATGCCACGAAGCATCTGAACGGTGGCCACGAGCTGGATGACCCTCAAGAGAGTGAGAAACCTGCGGACGGCCTCCTGTCACCACAAGCCAATGGTCGTCGCGACGTGGACATACACGGGTTCGAGTTTCTGGAGTGTAAATACAAGGTGGCTGTGACAGAGGTGATCGACCTGAAAACAGAGCTGAAGGCCTTGAAGGAGAAATACAGCCAGGCTGCGGAGGCGCAAACGGACGGTCACAGTGATGACAGAGTACTCGCACTGGGCCAACAG GTAACCCATTTGGAAAGCAGCTTACGGGAAGGCCGAGAGAGGTTGGCGAGCCTGGAGGCGGAGCTACGAGCGACCGCGAGCACTGCCGCAGAGAGCCAGGCCCTGCTGAACACAGCACAGGACGAGCTGGTGACCTTCAGCGAGGAGCTGGCTCAGCTCTACCACCATGTGTGTCTGTGCAATAATGAGACACCCAACCGCATCATGCTCGACTATTACCGCCAGAGTCGAGTCACGCGCAGCGGCAGCCTGAAAGGCTCTGAAGACCCGCGGGCTTTACTTTCACCTCGCCTGGCTCGACGCCTGGCTGCCGTTTCGGCGCTCTGCTCCTCTGAGGCTCAACGTAGTCCAATGGACTCCCCGTCAAAGGAGAGCCATGACAGTGACACGACCACCAACCCGGTGGACTCCCCAGCTCAACACGGTAGCCCCAACCGCAACCCCATCAGCTCCCCCGTCATCAGCATGTCCCCTTGCTCGTCTCCAGTGCCCTCTGAGGCCGGGGGAGACCTACGGAAGGAGCCCATGAACATCTACAACTTGAATGCCATCATCAGAGACCAGATCAAGCACCTGCAGAGGGCTGTGGACCGCTCCCTGCAGCTGTCCAGGCAGAGGGCTGCAGCCAGAGAGCTAGCACCCATGCTTGATAAAGACAAGGAGTTGTGCATGGAGGAAATCCTAAAGCTCAAGTCCCTTCTTAGTACTAAGAGAGAGCAGATAGCCACACTCAGACTGGTTCTGAAGGCCAACAAACAG ACGGCAGAGGTAGCACTGGCCAACCTAAAGAGCAAGTATGAGAATGAAAAGACCATGGTGACAGAGACGATGATGAAGCTGAGGAACGAGCTGAAGGCCCTGAAAGAGGACGCCGCCACATTCTCCACTCTCAGAGCAATGTTTGCCACGAG GTGTGATGAATATGTTACCCAGCTCGATGAGATGCAGAGGCAACTTGCAGCAGCAGAAGATGAGAAGAAGACATTAAACTCTCTCCTGCGTATGGCCATCCAACAGAAACTGGCCTTGACCCAACGGCTGGAGGATCTCGAGTTTGACCATGAGCAGATCCATCGTGGCCGCGGTGCTAAAGTGCCCAAGATAAAAAGCAACCCCCCAAAA TTTTTTGTAGATTGTCAGCAGCCTGCTGCCTCAGTATCGTCACACGCCACGCAGCTAAGGCGAGAGAGACTTTCCTTTGCCTACAG TGCGAAATTTCGTGCTGACCTCCAAGAACACCAAGCGGTTTTGTCCAGCAGCAGGAGCCTGCTTTACTCTCCTTGTGACCTTCGTAACTGCCTGCCCCACCGACCCCAGCCCCCCGGCACATGA